One region of Mesomycoplasma ovipneumoniae genomic DNA includes:
- a CDS encoding lipoate--protein ligase yields MKIYTTKKTSPFYTLVCEEMILKDDQNQEDILYFYQHNNAIIIGKNQNIYEEIKLEEVEKQRIEIYRRLSGGGAVYHDLGNINFSFITKKQNHSYQKFLTPIIEFFKSFGLDAEFKGRNDLIVNGAKVSGNAQIIYKDRIVHHGTILFNANLAKLGQVLKPNRLKIESKGIKSIRQRVTNILHEIEEQIEDSEFISRLITFFENKYQTKAQDVETYFQDGRISEKDFQEVQDLRRSREWVFGSNPYFSYENIARTSGGVLKVLANIEKNHIVKIKFEGDFLSQRSIEEIQEILENKEFTRSILESELLQITNLDEYFGAIPLNEILDTIFGS; encoded by the coding sequence ATGAAGATTTATACTACTAAAAAAACAAGCCCATTTTACACATTAGTTTGCGAGGAAATGATTCTAAAAGATGACCAGAATCAAGAAGATATTTTATATTTCTACCAGCATAATAATGCAATAATTATCGGAAAAAATCAAAATATTTACGAGGAAATTAAGCTTGAGGAAGTTGAAAAACAAAGAATTGAAATTTATCGTCGACTTTCTGGGGGCGGTGCTGTTTATCACGATTTAGGAAACATTAATTTTTCATTTATAACTAAAAAACAGAATCACAGTTATCAAAAATTCTTGACACCAATTATAGAATTTTTTAAATCTTTTGGTTTAGATGCTGAATTCAAAGGTAGAAATGATCTAATAGTTAATGGGGCAAAAGTTTCGGGAAATGCTCAAATAATTTACAAAGATAGAATTGTTCACCATGGAACAATTCTATTTAATGCTAATTTGGCAAAATTAGGACAAGTATTAAAACCAAATCGATTAAAAATTGAGTCCAAAGGAATAAAATCTATACGTCAACGGGTAACAAATATTTTGCATGAAATTGAAGAACAAATCGAAGATTCTGAGTTTATTTCAAGATTAATCACATTTTTTGAAAATAAATATCAAACAAAAGCACAAGATGTTGAAACTTATTTTCAAGATGGGAGGATATCTGAAAAAGATTTTCAAGAAGTTCAAGACCTAAGACGATCTAGAGAATGAGTTTTTGGTTCAAATCCTTATTTTAGCTATGAAAATATAGCCCGAACTAGTGGCGGGGTTTTAAAAGTGCTTGCAAATATTGAGAAAAATCACATTGTTAAAATAAAATTTGAAGGTGATTTCTTATCTCAAAGATCAATTGAGGAAATTCAAGAAATTTTAGAAAATAAGGAATTTACTAGATCAATTCTAGAATCAGAGCTTCTTCAAATTACAAATCTTGATGAATATTTTGGCGCAATTCCTCTTAATGAAATTTTGGATACAATTTTTGGAAGTTAA
- a CDS encoding alpha/beta fold hydrolase, with translation MMVHSKITVENEDIFYFLEETGKQKVLFLHGFNSSHNFIFQLKKKQNRNYDIVSFDFPGCGQGTNNNEINVKNYQKIATSFIKKLNLNIQIVIGHSLGGAIALYILNENLAKKAILVAPLNPFILEKNSQSEAEKLANWLLPQDIESAKDSLEHLVFTDNFSYKKNLAKNAINFLENVTKKREIFKKIVFDEIFNLEWLKTELLPLYQQNNNYFLIAGVEDHFVPLESLQKVCSNFNKNLIKFEQTGHAVFFERSDEINTEIEKILEI, from the coding sequence ATGATGGTTCATTCAAAAATTACTGTTGAAAATGAGGATATTTTTTATTTTTTAGAAGAAACTGGAAAGCAAAAAGTATTATTTTTACACGGTTTTAATTCAAGTCATAATTTCATTTTTCAACTTAAAAAGAAACAAAATCGTAACTATGACATTGTTTCATTTGATTTTCCCGGTTGTGGTCAAGGCACTAATAATAATGAAATTAATGTTAAAAATTACCAAAAAATTGCGACTAGTTTCATTAAAAAGCTCAATCTAAATATCCAAATTGTAATCGGTCACTCACTTGGCGGAGCTATTGCTCTGTATATTTTAAATGAAAATTTGGCAAAAAAAGCGATTTTAGTTGCTCCACTCAATCCTTTTATTTTAGAGAAAAATTCGCAAAGTGAAGCTGAAAAATTAGCAAATTGACTCTTGCCTCAAGACATTGAGTCTGCAAAAGATAGTCTTGAACATTTAGTTTTTACTGATAATTTTAGTTATAAGAAAAATTTAGCAAAAAATGCTATTAATTTTCTTGAAAATGTCACAAAAAAAAGAGAAATTTTTAAAAAGATTGTTTTTGATGAAATCTTTAATTTAGAATGGCTTAAAACCGAATTGTTGCCACTTTACCAACAAAATAATAATTATTTTTTAATTGCTGGTGTTGAAGATCATTTTGTGCCATTAGAAAGTCTTCAAAAAGTTTGTTCAAATTTTAATAAAAATCTTATAAAATTTGAACAAACTGGTCATGCAGTTTTTTTCGAAAGAAGTGATGAAATTAATACTGAAATTGAAAAAATTCTAGAAATTTAA
- a CDS encoding DJ-1/PfpI family protein — protein MKKLLVVLLDKFQDIEFTTFVSLIKKANLYDKIEFYNPENKIVTGQFGVVQIEAKSNWKSNEFDAIFIPGGVAAQHLRTCEPALKLISEFFAQNKDIFAICDAPNAIFERNLAPNYEFSSYPDETNSNTPTRKNDLVTVDRNYISARNASSSAEFAFKVIEKLASKEIAEKIRDGFQA, from the coding sequence ATGAAAAAATTATTGGTAGTTTTGCTTGATAAATTTCAGGATATAGAGTTTACAACTTTTGTTTCGTTAATAAAAAAGGCCAATTTATACGATAAAATTGAATTTTATAACCCTGAAAACAAAATTGTAACAGGGCAATTCGGGGTTGTTCAAATTGAAGCCAAAAGCAATTGAAAATCTAATGAATTTGATGCAATTTTTATACCAGGCGGAGTTGCGGCACAACATCTTCGAACTTGTGAGCCAGCACTCAAATTAATTAGTGAATTTTTTGCACAAAATAAGGATATTTTTGCAATTTGTGATGCGCCAAATGCTATTTTTGAGCGTAATTTAGCCCCAAATTATGAATTTAGTTCATACCCTGATGAAACAAATTCAAACACACCAACAAGAAAAAACGATTTAGTTACAGTTGATCGAAATTATATTTCAGCTAGAAATGCCTCATCTTCAGCTGAATTTGCATTTAAAGTCATTGAAAAATTAGCTTCAAAAGAAATTGCTGAAAAAATAAGAGACGGATTTCAAGCTTAA
- the serS gene encoding serine--tRNA ligase, which translates to MDIRLILNNKAFVEKKLSDRGFDISLIAELYQKAQKRNLLRQDIDELLAQKNKTSKQIGLYVRENKNSEDLKDQVSQIKDKLANLETEWQKLDVWVSQKILEVPNLPDDSVPFGNSELDNQVIYHWGQPKKIDPKIKPHYEFGKSKDILDFKRAVKISGNRFVIYKNLAAKLVRALINFMIDTHVNSGYEEIIPNTLVLENSLYGTGQLPKFSEDLYSLKNSDLWLIPTAEVPLTNYYQDEIIDLEKPISLVGYSKCYRSEAGSGGKDTRGLIRLHEFHKVELVKITNEVNGIKEFDNVVQDAAKILKLLNIPYRAVLLCTGDLGFSSKKTIDLEAWLPSEQTYREVSSISYCGDFQARRAKIRYRDEKNNIYAHTINGSGLAIDRIVAILLEQNQNPDGSWTVPEVLKPYFN; encoded by the coding sequence ATGGATATTCGTTTAATTTTAAACAATAAAGCTTTTGTTGAAAAAAAATTATCAGACCGTGGTTTTGATATTTCTCTAATTGCGGAATTATATCAAAAAGCCCAAAAACGTAACCTTTTGCGTCAGGACATTGATGAATTATTAGCACAAAAAAATAAAACTAGCAAACAAATCGGCCTTTATGTCCGTGAAAATAAAAACTCTGAAGATTTGAAAGACCAAGTAAGTCAAATTAAAGATAAACTTGCAAATTTAGAAACAGAGTGACAAAAACTTGATGTCTGAGTTAGTCAAAAAATTCTTGAAGTGCCAAATCTTCCTGATGATTCAGTTCCTTTTGGAAATTCTGAACTTGATAATCAAGTAATTTATCACTGGGGACAACCAAAAAAAATCGATCCTAAAATCAAACCTCACTATGAATTTGGTAAATCTAAAGATATTTTAGATTTTAAACGAGCTGTAAAAATTTCAGGAAATCGCTTTGTAATTTATAAAAATTTAGCCGCAAAATTAGTTCGAGCTTTGATAAATTTTATGATCGATACTCATGTAAACTCAGGTTATGAGGAAATTATTCCAAATACTTTAGTTCTCGAAAATTCGCTATATGGAACAGGTCAACTTCCGAAATTTTCAGAAGATTTGTATTCTTTAAAAAATTCTGATCTTTGATTAATTCCGACAGCCGAAGTTCCTTTGACAAATTATTACCAAGACGAAATTATTGACCTAGAAAAACCAATTTCGCTTGTTGGCTATAGTAAATGTTATCGTTCCGAGGCTGGAAGTGGTGGTAAAGACACAAGAGGTTTGATTCGACTTCATGAATTTCATAAAGTTGAACTTGTTAAAATAACAAATGAAGTTAATGGAATAAAAGAATTTGACAATGTTGTTCAAGATGCTGCTAAAATTTTGAAATTACTAAACATTCCTTATCGTGCTGTGCTTTTGTGTACTGGTGATCTTGGATTTTCAAGTAAAAAAACTATTGATTTAGAAGCATGACTTCCATCAGAACAGACATATCGTGAAGTTTCATCAATTAGTTATTGTGGCGATTTTCAAGCTAGAAGAGCAAAAATTCGCTATCGTGATGAAAAAAATAACATTTATGCACACACAATTAACGGATCTGGGCTTGCAATTGATAGAATTGTCGCGATTTTACTCGAGCAAAATCAAAACCCTGATGGTAGTTGAACAGTTCCAGAAGTTTTAAAACCTTATTTTAATTAG
- the eno gene encoding phosphopyruvate hydratase encodes MSKITRIFAREILDSRGNPTIQVEVHTQAGGFGCAIVPSGASTGSREALELRDSNTEYAYNWFGQKGVMTAVNNVNNIIGPEIIGLCVKNQRLIDQKMIDLDGTPNKERLGANAILGVSLAVAKAAASELRLPLFRYLGGPNPTLMPVPMLNVINGGEHASNTLDFQEFMIMPLGFPTFRKALQASNKVFHTLAKLLKKSGFGTQVGDEGGFAPNLSSHEHALDFLVEAIKEAGFNPAVDGENAIAISIDAAASEFYDGQKYVFKKLKAASVDQEDHQKYEFTSEELLDYYGQLFDKYPIISVEDGFAESDWDGFIAFTKRFGQTHQIVGDDLTVTNVEILKEAIKTKAINSILIKLNQIGTLTETLDAIQLAQKSGLTAVISHRSGESEDTTISDLAIAVSSGQIKTGSLSRTDRIAKYNRLLVIEEFLDTYSKSEYTGREVFYNLKK; translated from the coding sequence ATGTCAAAAATTACAAGAATTTTTGCAAGAGAAATTCTTGATTCACGGGGAAATCCTACAATTCAAGTTGAGGTTCACACCCAAGCTGGCGGTTTTGGGTGTGCAATTGTTCCATCAGGAGCTTCAACTGGATCAAGAGAAGCGCTTGAATTACGTGATTCAAATACAGAGTATGCTTATAACTGATTTGGTCAAAAAGGTGTAATGACCGCAGTTAATAATGTAAATAATATTATTGGTCCTGAAATTATTGGACTTTGTGTTAAAAACCAAAGACTAATTGATCAAAAAATGATCGATTTAGACGGAACTCCAAATAAAGAAAGACTTGGTGCAAATGCTATTTTAGGTGTTTCTTTAGCAGTTGCAAAAGCGGCCGCAAGTGAGTTGAGACTTCCACTTTTTCGTTATTTAGGTGGTCCAAACCCAACTTTAATGCCAGTTCCAATGCTTAATGTGATAAACGGAGGTGAGCATGCTTCAAATACGCTTGATTTTCAAGAGTTTATGATTATGCCACTCGGTTTTCCAACATTTAGAAAAGCTTTGCAAGCATCAAATAAAGTATTTCACACTTTAGCAAAACTTCTTAAAAAATCAGGATTTGGAACTCAAGTTGGTGATGAAGGTGGATTTGCTCCTAATTTAAGTTCTCACGAACATGCACTTGATTTTTTAGTTGAAGCAATTAAGGAAGCAGGATTTAATCCCGCTGTTGATGGTGAAAATGCCATTGCAATTTCAATTGATGCTGCTGCTAGTGAATTTTATGATGGCCAAAAATATGTCTTTAAAAAATTAAAAGCAGCTTCTGTTGATCAAGAAGATCACCAAAAATATGAATTTACATCAGAAGAATTGCTTGATTATTATGGGCAACTTTTTGATAAATATCCAATAATTTCAGTTGAGGATGGTTTTGCTGAATCAGATTGAGACGGATTTATTGCTTTTACCAAAAGATTTGGGCAAACACACCAAATTGTCGGTGATGATTTAACTGTTACAAATGTAGAAATTTTAAAAGAAGCTATCAAAACAAAGGCAATTAATTCCATTTTAATTAAATTAAATCAAATTGGAACTTTAACTGAAACACTTGATGCAATTCAACTTGCACAAAAATCAGGATTGACCGCAGTTATTTCACACCGTTCTGGTGAATCTGAAGATACTACAATTTCTGATCTTGCAATCGCAGTTTCATCTGGGCAAATCAAAACAGGATCACTTTCAAGAACTGACCGAATTGCCAAATATAATCGACTTCTAGTAATTGAAGAGTTTTTAGACACATATTCAAAAAGCGAATATACTGGAAGAGAAGTTTTTTATAATCTAAAAAAATAA
- a CDS encoding ribulose-phosphate 3-epimerase has translation MKKKIISPSLLNVSKNNRLKLVRTFLNLGIKWFHFDFMDGKFVENTAISLLEIKKIVTKSKKFISDAHLMSSDPENQIEELIGYVDFVTIHFESKNYDEIHRIILKYSEKIKIGLAIKPSTKIEEILDLLPKIDLILVMSVEPGKGGQDFIQETYQKISNLSKIIRESNYNILIQVDGGIKDYNAKKVFESGADVIVVGTFLAQKPNKTKIQKLLN, from the coding sequence ATGAAAAAAAAGATTATTAGCCCCTCACTTTTGAATGTTAGTAAAAATAACCGTCTAAAATTAGTTAGAACTTTTTTGAATCTTGGAATAAAATGATTTCATTTTGATTTTATGGATGGAAAATTTGTTGAAAATACAGCAATTTCTCTTTTAGAAATTAAAAAAATTGTGACTAAATCCAAAAAATTTATTTCTGATGCTCATTTAATGTCGAGTGATCCTGAAAATCAAATTGAAGAACTAATTGGCTATGTTGATTTTGTCACAATTCACTTTGAAAGCAAAAATTATGACGAAATTCATAGGATAATTTTAAAATATTCTGAAAAAATTAAAATAGGTCTTGCAATAAAACCTTCTACAAAAATTGAAGAAATTTTAGACTTATTACCCAAAATTGATCTGATTTTGGTAATGTCAGTTGAACCTGGAAAAGGCGGGCAGGATTTTATCCAAGAAACATACCAAAAAATTAGCAACTTATCAAAAATAATTCGTGAGTCAAATTACAACATTTTAATCCAGGTTGATGGTGGAATTAAAGATTATAATGCAAAAAAAGTCTTTGAATCAGGAGCTGACGTAATTGTTGTAGGCACTTTTTTGGCCCAAAAACCCAATAAAACTAAAATCCAAAAGTTATTAAATTAA